CCCGGTGCACGGGTTGGGCAGGTGGTCGCCGAGGATCAGCAGGTAGACGTCCATCAGACAATCTTGCACCGCACGACTGCGGCCCCGATCGGCCACCGGCCGTGCCCACCGCGGGTTACCGGAAAGTAGGATCCGCGGGTGGACTGGACCCAGCCAGGAGTTTTCGAGGTCGCGCCCGGTGTGCACCGCATCCCGCTGCCGCTGCCCAACGACGGCCTGCACACCGTCAACGCCTACGCGGTCGAGGACGGCGACGGGCTCGTCCTGATCGACCCGGGCTGGCACCTCGACGCCGGCCTCACCGCCCTGGAGGCGGCCCTGGACGCGCTCGGGCACGGCTTCGAGGACGTCCGCCGGTTCCTCGTCACCCACGCCCACCGCGACCACTACACGATGGCCGTCGCCCTCCGGCGCCGCTTCGGCACGAAGGTCGCCCTCGGCCTCGGCGAGCAGCCGTCCCTGGCCAGGATCGCCGCGCGCACCGGGAACGGCCAGGTCGAGCGGCTGCGCGCGTGGGGCGCGCCGCACCTGGCCGAGCAGTGGCTGACCCGGCTGGCCGCCCTCGGCGAGGCGGAGCTGCGCGACTACGAGGAGCCCGACGAGTGGCTGGAGGAGGGCGACCTGGAGCTGGACAAGCGCGTGCTGCGCGTCCTGCCCACCCCCGGCCACACCCGCGGGCACGTGGTGTTCGTGGACGCGGAGTCCCGGCTGCTGTTCGCCGGCGACCACGTGCTGCCGCACATCACCCCGTCCATCGGCTTCGAGGCCGACCGCCCGCCGCTGCCGCTGGGCGACTACCTCGACTCGCTGAACCTCGTCCGCTCCTACCCGGACCTGCGGCTGCTGCCCGCCCACGGCCCGGTGACCGAGTCCAGCCACGCCCGCGTGGACGAGCTGCTGGCCCACCACGAGGACCGGCTGGCCGCCACCCTGGACGCGGTCCGCGCGGGCACCGGCACGGCCTTCGCCACCGCGGGCCGCCTCGGCTGGACCCGCCGCGGCAGGCGGTTCGCCGAGCTGGACCTGTTCAACCAGGTGCTGGCCACCGGCGAGACCGCCGCGCACCTCGACGTGCTGGTCCGGCGGGGCCTGGTGCGCGCGACCGGGCGGGACGGCGTGACGACCTACGAGGTCAGCTGAAGAAGTCGGCCAGCACGGGCGCGAGCACGTCCGGCGCGACACCGTGCCACTCGCCCGGCACGGTCCGGCGCGCCGCCCCGGGCAGCCGCGCGGCCACCCCGTCGGCCCACGCGCGCAGCCGCGGGTCGCTGCCCGAGCTGTCCAGCACCAGCGCGGGCGCGGCGACCGCGGCCAGGTCCGGGACGGTGGCGG
This portion of the Saccharothrix syringae genome encodes:
- a CDS encoding MBL fold metallo-hydrolase produces the protein MDWTQPGVFEVAPGVHRIPLPLPNDGLHTVNAYAVEDGDGLVLIDPGWHLDAGLTALEAALDALGHGFEDVRRFLVTHAHRDHYTMAVALRRRFGTKVALGLGEQPSLARIAARTGNGQVERLRAWGAPHLAEQWLTRLAALGEAELRDYEEPDEWLEEGDLELDKRVLRVLPTPGHTRGHVVFVDAESRLLFAGDHVLPHITPSIGFEADRPPLPLGDYLDSLNLVRSYPDLRLLPAHGPVTESSHARVDELLAHHEDRLAATLDAVRAGTGTAFATAGRLGWTRRGRRFAELDLFNQVLATGETAAHLDVLVRRGLVRATGRDGVTTYEVS